From Oscillatoria sp. FACHB-1407, a single genomic window includes:
- a CDS encoding amino acid ABC transporter permease — translation MMIMLLPFPLLALDINFMVQIVPDLLRATWITIQISVLAVLFGIVAGVTLGGLRVIGHPILKTLIQWFVNYVRGVPPLLHIAFIYFALPSFNITLNEFWTGVVALTVIATGYEVEIVRAALESLDRGQREAALSIGMDERTALFNILLPQAAKRMIPALTNELANVVKTSSLLSVIAVNELTQIGNALIFQHFVFAEVLIEVSILYLILIGVLTWISSHFENHVFDFGTLARSRQSVR, via the coding sequence ATGATGATTATGCTGCTGCCCTTTCCCCTCCTCGCCCTCGACATTAATTTCATGGTGCAAATTGTGCCTGACTTGTTGCGGGCAACGTGGATCACCATTCAAATCAGCGTTCTTGCCGTTCTCTTTGGAATCGTCGCAGGAGTGACCTTAGGAGGGTTACGGGTTATTGGTCATCCCATTCTCAAAACGCTGATTCAGTGGTTTGTGAACTACGTGCGTGGGGTTCCACCGCTCCTGCACATTGCCTTTATTTACTTCGCGTTACCGAGTTTTAACATCACACTGAATGAGTTTTGGACAGGAGTTGTCGCGCTTACTGTGATTGCTACTGGGTACGAAGTTGAGATTGTTCGAGCCGCATTGGAATCACTCGATCGCGGTCAACGCGAAGCGGCTCTGTCCATTGGTATGGATGAGCGCACCGCCCTATTCAATATCTTGTTACCACAAGCAGCAAAGCGGATGATTCCAGCGTTAACCAACGAACTGGCTAATGTAGTGAAGACTTCATCGTTACTATCGGTTATTGCGGTGAATGAACTAACGCAGATTGGCAATGCACTGATCTTTCAACATTTTGTGTTTGCTGAGGTGCTCATTGAAGTATCTATCTTATACTTGATTTTGATTGGTGTATTAACATGGATTTCCTCTCACTTTGAAAATCATGTCTTTGATTTTGGTACACTAGCCCGGAGTCGTCAGTCTGTTCGTTAA
- a CDS encoding ABC transporter substrate-binding protein codes for MVQLQLQLDWKPNVQFAGILIAHHLNWYLDHGIELAIVPWRPYLNQVEILKQDGNWLVSTEDNLLIRGRAMGQPVKAIATMMQYSGLGWVALKSSGIRSIQDFVGKRVGIHGDGETGLRISLAYSGLKADQVEIVEVGYDYEDLLRKGEFDATQCLVMVEPFELAAAGLDLQVMPAYEWGYEVYSQVIGTTDRLIAEEPEALQKFLKVTFDGWRYAFANVEDTVQVVIDHYLKESTPDIQQQMLNALKPLFEGKLGLEKLGWMEALRWEKSIHYLQSYGLIDQPVTTDEMMTNQFMEKLYIQ; via the coding sequence TGGTGCAACTTCAACTACAACTCGATTGGAAGCCAAACGTTCAATTTGCTGGTATCTTGATCGCCCACCATCTCAACTGGTATCTCGATCATGGAATTGAACTGGCGATCGTTCCCTGGCGACCCTACCTCAATCAGGTTGAGATTCTCAAACAAGATGGAAACTGGCTCGTCAGCACCGAAGATAATCTGCTGATTCGGGGGCGAGCCATGGGGCAACCTGTAAAGGCGATCGCCACGATGATGCAATACTCTGGTTTGGGCTGGGTTGCGCTGAAATCCTCTGGTATCCGTAGCATTCAGGATTTCGTAGGCAAGCGAGTGGGGATTCATGGAGACGGTGAAACCGGGCTGAGGATCAGTCTGGCTTACAGCGGACTTAAGGCAGATCAGGTCGAGATTGTCGAGGTGGGATACGACTATGAAGACTTGCTCCGCAAGGGTGAGTTTGATGCAACGCAGTGTCTTGTCATGGTGGAACCCTTTGAGTTAGCCGCAGCAGGGCTTGATCTTCAAGTGATGCCTGCTTACGAGTGGGGCTATGAAGTCTATTCGCAAGTCATTGGCACGACCGATCGCCTGATTGCCGAAGAACCTGAAGCACTGCAAAAATTCTTGAAGGTGACATTTGACGGTTGGCGGTATGCCTTTGCCAATGTGGAAGATACCGTTCAAGTGGTGATTGATCACTACCTCAAAGAATCTACACCCGACATTCAACAGCAGATGTTGAATGCTCTTAAACCCTTGTTTGAAGGCAAGCTTGGGCTAGAAAAATTGGGTTGGATGGAAGCTTTACGGTGGGAAAAAAGTATTCATTATCTACAGTCCTATGGATTGATCGATCAACCTGTTACAACAGATGAAATGATGACGAATCAGTTTATGGAAAAGCTGTATATTCAGTGA
- a CDS encoding amino acid ABC transporter ATP-binding protein, giving the protein MLLKIENLCKYYGKTVALSDANLEVKAGEHVVLIGASGSGKSTLLRCINYLETPDSGSVWLDGQYIGGQFSPNGQWIPDSAQQLARKRQQIGMVFQGFHLFSHLSALDNVAIGPHKVLGKPKSVCRELGRYLLDKVHLGHRVNQYPWQLSGGEQQRVAIARALAMNPKLMLFDEPTSALDPRLTHEVLQVMQELADEGMTMLIVTHEMRFAQKVAHRVIFLEHGRIVEAGSTEAIFNRPQREETRRFLSYVL; this is encoded by the coding sequence ATGCTGCTAAAGATCGAAAATCTCTGCAAGTATTACGGCAAAACGGTGGCCCTCAGCGACGCCAATTTAGAGGTCAAGGCAGGGGAGCATGTCGTTTTGATTGGGGCGTCAGGTTCGGGAAAAAGTACGTTGTTGCGATGCATCAACTATCTCGAAACGCCAGACAGCGGCAGCGTTTGGTTAGATGGGCAATACATTGGAGGGCAGTTTTCACCCAATGGGCAATGGATACCCGATTCGGCTCAACAACTAGCCCGAAAACGGCAGCAGATTGGCATGGTGTTTCAGGGGTTTCACCTGTTTTCTCACTTGAGTGCTCTGGATAATGTGGCGATCGGACCTCACAAGGTGCTGGGTAAACCCAAATCGGTTTGTCGGGAGTTGGGGCGTTATCTGCTCGATAAGGTGCATCTGGGGCATCGGGTGAACCAGTACCCCTGGCAGCTTTCAGGCGGAGAACAACAGCGAGTGGCGATCGCCCGTGCCCTGGCAATGAACCCCAAACTGATGCTGTTTGATGAACCAACGTCTGCGCTTGATCCCCGACTGACCCATGAAGTGCTTCAAGTGATGCAGGAACTGGCGGATGAGGGCATGACGATGCTGATCGTGACTCACGAGATGCGTTTCGCCCAAAAAGTTGCCCATCGAGTTATCTTTTTGGAGCACGGCAGAATTGTGGAAGCAGGCTCTACAGAGGCGATCTTCAATCGTCCGCAGCGTGAGGAAACGCGCCGATTTCTCAGCTATGTGTTGTGA
- a CDS encoding ABC transporter substrate-binding protein: MNNFKPPHPNFRTVYSGISRRKFIKYGALALGTGAIASCSGAPSETTSVSPSASASPAEEKILNVLAFSGYEEPGMLEPFEAATGIKVNLKIHDGSDDEMIALIKTSPAGTWDIMTPTSAYIPALAKEGVLMELNPSDYPLDSYLPPFDQWSTCFEGGKMYGLLNRFGYYGITYDSTKLQASEVESLDVLMDPKLQGKIALFDWFLPNMGVVAKWLGFNPPYQLTADQLAQVKEKLFALRPQVGLIGSTAQTTQALASGDFWVAIAGEFIQAGLAVEGKPFLASVPKEGGVTWDQAVIVLGNSPRPQNAVKFLQYVAGAEFQAKLAVARTYYSMVPNQDAAALLTNDQRKLLNLEDVTNFQQKFLANLSPRERPDNIDEWSAIWEEFKSL, encoded by the coding sequence ATGAACAATTTCAAACCGCCCCATCCTAATTTCAGGACTGTCTACTCTGGCATTAGTCGCCGTAAATTTATCAAATATGGAGCACTGGCACTGGGAACTGGGGCGATCGCCAGTTGCAGTGGTGCCCCTTCAGAGACAACATCTGTTTCTCCTTCTGCTTCAGCCTCTCCAGCAGAGGAAAAAATCCTCAATGTTCTGGCATTCTCAGGGTATGAGGAACCTGGAATGTTGGAACCGTTTGAAGCCGCGACAGGCATTAAGGTGAATCTCAAGATTCACGATGGGTCTGATGACGAAATGATTGCGCTGATCAAAACTTCCCCTGCTGGCACCTGGGATATCATGACTCCCACGAGTGCCTACATCCCTGCGTTAGCCAAAGAGGGGGTTTTGATGGAGTTGAATCCGTCGGACTATCCCCTTGATAGCTACCTGCCTCCGTTTGATCAGTGGTCTACCTGCTTTGAAGGTGGCAAGATGTATGGGTTGCTCAATCGCTTCGGCTACTATGGCATCACTTATGATTCCACAAAGCTCCAAGCCTCCGAAGTGGAGTCACTGGATGTGTTGATGGATCCTAAACTGCAAGGAAAGATTGCTCTGTTTGACTGGTTTTTGCCAAATATGGGAGTTGTCGCTAAGTGGTTGGGCTTTAATCCTCCCTATCAACTCACAGCAGATCAACTGGCGCAAGTTAAGGAGAAGTTGTTTGCCCTGCGTCCTCAAGTGGGCTTGATTGGCAGCACTGCCCAAACGACTCAGGCATTGGCATCGGGTGACTTTTGGGTGGCGATCGCCGGAGAGTTCATTCAGGCGGGTCTGGCAGTCGAAGGCAAGCCGTTTTTGGCAAGTGTTCCAAAAGAAGGGGGAGTCACCTGGGATCAGGCGGTGATCGTGCTGGGCAATAGCCCTCGTCCTCAAAATGCCGTGAAGTTCTTGCAGTACGTTGCTGGAGCAGAATTTCAGGCAAAACTGGCAGTGGCTCGGACTTACTACAGCATGGTGCCCAATCAAGATGCGGCGGCTCTGCTGACAAACGATCAACGCAAGCTGCTGAATCTGGAAGATGTGACTAACTTCCAGCAGAAATTCCTGGCAAATCTCTCACCCAGAGAGCGTCCGGACAACATTGATGAATGGTCAGCCATTTGGGAGGAGTTCAAGAGCTTGTAG
- a CDS encoding ABC transporter ATP-binding protein has translation MTDADYIVELQNVTKQFGSGFTAVQQLSLQIRRGEFLTLLGASGCGKTTTLRMIGGLETVSSGAIYIDGREVTHTPPYDRHVSLVFQDYALFPHLTVEENIAFGLKMRGISRTQRLLQARDMLEFVQLPHVAKRKPHQISGGQRQRVALARSLVLQPTVLLLDEPLGALDAELRRQMQLELKRIQTQVGITFIYVTHDQQEALTMSDRIVVMRHGKIEQMGTPQEIYDRPQTPFVAQFMGQCNLRYAQVISFDQTTVSVLDPVFGPLRVRRDRTVPLSPQQSVVVMIRPERMHISLQRPPQINSVQGILNAQIYAGSVTRFVVQVDHDEIIVESAMRSPLEVGSPVYIGWDVDDAIALSDGHSTPALSYV, from the coding sequence ATGACAGACGCTGATTATATTGTTGAGCTACAAAACGTCACCAAACAATTTGGGAGTGGGTTTACCGCAGTTCAACAGCTTTCGTTGCAGATTCGACGGGGTGAATTTCTTACCCTATTAGGTGCGTCGGGATGTGGCAAAACCACCACATTACGGATGATCGGGGGGTTAGAAACCGTCTCCAGTGGAGCCATTTACATCGATGGGCGGGAGGTGACACACACGCCTCCCTACGATCGCCACGTTAGTTTGGTGTTTCAAGACTACGCACTGTTTCCACACTTGACGGTGGAGGAAAACATTGCGTTTGGTTTGAAGATGCGAGGCATATCCCGCACTCAACGGTTGCTTCAGGCGCGTGACATGTTGGAGTTTGTACAACTACCTCACGTGGCAAAGCGCAAGCCCCATCAAATTTCTGGAGGGCAGCGACAACGAGTTGCACTGGCGCGATCGCTCGTGTTGCAACCGACCGTGTTGTTGCTGGATGAACCTCTGGGAGCATTGGATGCTGAATTGCGGCGACAGATGCAGCTTGAGCTAAAACGAATTCAAACGCAGGTGGGAATTACCTTCATTTACGTCACCCACGATCAGCAGGAGGCGTTGACGATGAGCGATCGCATTGTCGTCATGCGGCATGGCAAGATTGAACAAATGGGCACTCCGCAGGAGATTTACGACCGCCCTCAAACGCCATTTGTGGCTCAGTTTATGGGGCAGTGCAATCTGCGCTACGCTCAGGTGATCAGTTTTGATCAGACAACCGTTTCGGTTCTCGATCCGGTGTTTGGCCCACTTCGAGTGCGACGCGATCGCACCGTTCCCCTATCTCCCCAACAAAGCGTCGTTGTCATGATTCGCCCTGAACGGATGCACATCAGTTTGCAGCGACCACCTCAGATCAACAGTGTTCAAGGCATCCTCAACGCTCAAATCTACGCAGGGTCAGTGACCCGGTTCGTTGTGCAGGTCGATCACGACGAGATCATCGTTGAGTCGGCCATGCGATCGCCCCTGGAGGTGGGTAGCCCGGTTTACATTGGTTGGGACGTTGATGATGCGATCGCCCTGTCAGACGGTCATTCTACTCCGGCATTGAGTTATGTCTAA
- a CDS encoding GntR family transcriptional regulator produces MPLPELTDNMDYSLTERVFHSLRQGILSLTIKPREYLVIGDIAREYGVSRTPVREALIMLEREGWLENDGRRGAKVKVPSADSILEVIEVQAALESYVVRRAASLLNSEDFDAMKELLDQAEKAIANNELEQARLLGESFHQYLANKLKNRRLRAQIEQLQEHVDRIRPLIWHHAIVPVEISAKQHLEIFNALKVGDAVKAEDLMFHHTTWFEQKLAAILKEL; encoded by the coding sequence ATGCCGCTGCCAGAGTTAACCGACAACATGGACTACAGCCTGACTGAACGAGTGTTTCACTCCCTCAGGCAAGGCATCCTATCGCTCACCATCAAGCCGAGGGAATACCTGGTGATTGGTGATATTGCTCGCGAATATGGAGTGAGTCGAACTCCCGTTCGAGAAGCATTGATTATGTTAGAGCGGGAGGGGTGGCTAGAAAATGATGGACGACGAGGAGCCAAGGTCAAAGTGCCTTCAGCCGACTCGATTTTAGAAGTCATTGAAGTGCAGGCAGCACTGGAATCTTATGTTGTGCGGCGGGCTGCTTCACTGCTCAACTCTGAGGATTTTGATGCGATGAAGGAGTTGCTGGATCAAGCGGAAAAAGCGATCGCCAACAACGAACTCGAACAAGCCAGACTTCTCGGAGAATCCTTTCATCAATACCTGGCAAACAAGCTCAAAAATCGCAGGTTGCGTGCCCAAATTGAGCAGTTACAGGAACATGTCGATCGCATCCGTCCCTTGATCTGGCATCACGCTATTGTTCCTGTTGAAATCTCTGCAAAACAACACCTTGAAATCTTTAATGCTTTGAAGGTAGGAGATGCCGTTAAAGCAGAAGATTTAATGTTTCACCACACCACCTGGTTTGAGCAAAAATTAGCTGCCATTCTGAAGGAATTGTAG
- a CDS encoding ABC transporter permease, with protein MGIVQGQGEQKGNIVLYGWLGTILLLIYAPILLVMLFSFNSGRFQGFPFQGLTLAWYQAMFADTAFVESLQYSLWLSVAVSIVATSLGFLGAYALVKSTFVGKTALTGFLITPIAAPSILLAVALRVYFFRLGWQFSLLTAFLGHLVFALPLAVFVLRSRLLQIPLNLEEAAWILGARRWRSLLEVVLPLCFPGIVASLLLTFTFSFDEFIMSYFLTQFEVTLPIKIWTNLITGFDPTVNAISSIVFVLSMLVTLISQRLLASQTSNS; from the coding sequence ATGGGCATCGTGCAAGGTCAGGGAGAGCAAAAAGGCAATATTGTCTTATACGGATGGTTAGGAACGATACTGCTGCTGATCTACGCGCCCATCCTACTCGTCATGCTGTTTTCATTTAACTCAGGGCGATTTCAGGGGTTTCCCTTCCAGGGCTTAACGCTGGCGTGGTATCAAGCCATGTTTGCGGATACAGCTTTTGTGGAGTCGTTGCAGTACAGTTTGTGGCTCTCGGTAGCGGTCAGTATTGTGGCGACCAGTCTTGGCTTTTTAGGAGCGTATGCACTGGTGAAATCGACTTTTGTTGGCAAGACAGCACTAACCGGATTTCTCATCACCCCGATCGCCGCACCCAGTATTTTGTTAGCGGTTGCGCTGCGCGTGTATTTCTTTCGTCTGGGTTGGCAGTTTTCACTCTTGACCGCTTTCCTTGGTCATCTGGTGTTTGCCTTACCGTTGGCGGTGTTTGTGTTGCGATCGCGCCTGTTGCAAATTCCCCTCAATCTTGAAGAAGCCGCATGGATTTTAGGGGCAAGACGTTGGCGATCGCTTCTAGAAGTGGTGTTGCCCCTTTGTTTTCCGGGGATCGTAGCATCACTTCTACTCACCTTCACTTTTTCTTTTGATGAGTTCATCATGTCCTACTTTTTGACGCAGTTTGAGGTGACATTGCCGATTAAAATCTGGACTAATTTAATTACCGGATTTGACCCAACGGTGAATGCCATTAGCAGTATTGTGTTTGTACTCTCAATGCTTGTAACACTGATTTCTCAACGCCTGCTGGCATCCCAAACCTCAAACTCATAA
- a CDS encoding ABC transporter permease: MSNLSLRASRYSGQQQGYSWHSVFAGLGIVPVVAYLLLFYLVPLVYLLAASFRVATGSGIEFAPGWTWQNYQEILSNQAAWVTYGRSLGISFATVGLSILCAYPVAYTLVFVLPKRYRQTALLLVIAPFWTSFVVRAFAWQLLLADSGLFNRILTALSLPGVEILYTHIATVLGFTVFGTMLITLNLCAVMEAISPNLLAASADLGAKRWHTFTDVIFPLSTPGLLIGSVLLFIFVFGDYVVPTLLGGGIRTVLAQAMVGAITTHFNIPRAATYATIMLITILAITLPVLSLAGRGLNSKDSYRN, translated from the coding sequence ATGTCTAATCTCTCCCTCAGGGCAAGTCGTTACAGTGGACAGCAGCAAGGCTATTCCTGGCATTCCGTCTTTGCCGGACTGGGAATCGTTCCAGTCGTGGCGTATTTGCTGCTGTTTTATCTGGTGCCGTTGGTCTATCTGTTGGCTGCCAGCTTTCGAGTGGCGACTGGGTCGGGCATCGAGTTTGCCCCTGGCTGGACATGGCAAAACTATCAGGAGATCCTGAGCAATCAAGCGGCTTGGGTAACGTATGGGCGATCGCTTGGTATTTCCTTTGCCACCGTCGGGTTATCCATCCTGTGTGCTTATCCAGTGGCGTACACCCTTGTCTTTGTTTTGCCCAAACGCTACCGACAGACGGCTCTGTTGCTGGTGATAGCTCCCTTTTGGACAAGCTTTGTCGTGCGTGCCTTCGCATGGCAGTTACTCCTCGCAGATAGTGGATTGTTCAATCGGATTCTCACTGCTCTGTCGCTGCCGGGAGTCGAGATTCTTTACACCCACATAGCTACAGTTTTGGGCTTTACCGTTTTTGGCACGATGTTGATCACCCTCAATCTCTGTGCCGTCATGGAAGCCATCTCTCCCAATCTGTTAGCTGCCTCAGCTGACTTAGGGGCAAAACGCTGGCACACGTTTACAGACGTGATTTTTCCTCTGTCTACCCCCGGTTTACTCATCGGCAGCGTGTTGCTGTTCATTTTTGTGTTTGGCGATTATGTCGTGCCAACGCTGTTGGGTGGAGGCATTCGCACCGTTTTAGCACAAGCGATGGTTGGAGCAATCACCACCCATTTCAACATCCCACGAGCAGCGACCTATGCCACGATAATGCTGATCACGATTCTCGCCATCACCTTACCAGTACTGAGCTTAGCCGGACGGGGACTTAATTCTAAAGACTCATATCGCAACTAA
- a CDS encoding amino acid ABC transporter permease, with translation MLEILPRLLPALGTTLVVSLLSLAIGMVLGISLGMVRVLSQSAKPIRWLIDAYVWFVRGTPIIIQIYIAYFFLPMLGLKWNVFWIGVVALVFNSVGYQVEIVRGAIASVDQGQLQSAAAIGMTPRMAMLWVVLPQATRRMIPPLTNELANLIKASSVLSVISLFELTKAGDAIIASTFKFAEVLLLQSILYFAVIQLLSWSAVYLEQRVFNYGNGLMVNPVSGTANPPAI, from the coding sequence ATGCTTGAAATCCTGCCTCGGCTGTTGCCTGCGCTAGGTACCACGCTGGTTGTCAGTTTGCTGTCACTGGCGATTGGTATGGTGTTGGGCATCAGCCTGGGCATGGTGCGGGTGCTAAGCCAATCGGCAAAACCCATTCGATGGTTGATCGATGCCTATGTCTGGTTTGTGCGGGGCACCCCCATCATCATCCAAATTTACATTGCCTACTTTTTTCTGCCCATGTTGGGGTTGAAGTGGAATGTGTTTTGGATCGGGGTTGTGGCGTTGGTGTTTAACTCGGTGGGCTATCAGGTTGAGATTGTCAGAGGGGCGATCGCCTCTGTGGATCAGGGGCAACTCCAGTCCGCTGCTGCCATTGGTATGACACCCCGAATGGCGATGCTGTGGGTTGTGTTGCCTCAAGCGACTCGTCGCATGATTCCGCCATTAACCAACGAACTCGCCAATCTAATTAAGGCATCTTCGGTGCTGTCGGTGATCTCGTTGTTTGAGCTAACCAAGGCAGGAGATGCTATCATCGCCTCAACATTTAAGTTCGCTGAAGTGCTGCTGTTGCAATCCATTTTGTATTTTGCGGTGATTCAACTATTGTCATGGAGCGCAGTTTATCTGGAGCAACGTGTGTTTAATTATGGCAATGGCCTGATGGTTAATCCTGTTTCTGGCACTGCCAATCCGCCTGCCATTTAG
- a CDS encoding ABC transporter substrate-binding protein has product MKEFDKMPQEISRLSRRRFVKYGAIALGTGILTACSRSTSESTAPASSESPAASGGILATIKERGYFTYGLEAGYRPFEFYDENNELVGYDIDLAMELGKRWGVESRPTPTNWPTVIQTLYNGGFDFILGGMTATAERYERVNFSVPYMDASSGLLIRSGEGIAAREDLNGRVVGTKAGTPSIDQLTITEKELNIKYREPIKTFADDTAGLEALRSKRIDAYASSIVSMLEFAKVNPGFEVIPFQSESWAAEYTCAAFRKEDEDLRTAFNDAIAAMKQDGTLYTLQMKWFQQEFKNLPDTPPTW; this is encoded by the coding sequence ATGAAAGAGTTCGACAAGATGCCACAAGAAATCAGCCGCTTGAGCCGTCGTCGGTTTGTTAAATATGGGGCGATCGCCCTTGGAACGGGGATTTTGACTGCCTGTAGCCGTTCGACTAGTGAGTCCACTGCGCCTGCTTCATCTGAAAGCCCTGCCGCAAGTGGAGGGATCCTGGCAACGATTAAAGAGCGAGGTTATTTCACCTACGGTTTAGAGGCGGGTTATCGTCCCTTTGAGTTTTACGATGAAAACAACGAGTTGGTCGGGTATGACATCGATCTAGCAATGGAGTTGGGCAAACGCTGGGGAGTTGAGAGTCGTCCCACACCAACCAACTGGCCTACGGTGATTCAAACCCTCTACAACGGTGGATTCGACTTCATCCTGGGCGGCATGACCGCAACCGCAGAACGCTATGAGCGCGTCAATTTTTCAGTGCCCTACATGGATGCCAGTTCCGGTTTGTTGATTCGCAGTGGCGAAGGCATTGCTGCTCGCGAAGACCTGAATGGCAGAGTGGTTGGCACGAAAGCAGGAACTCCCTCGATTGACCAACTCACCATCACCGAAAAAGAGCTAAACATCAAGTATCGGGAGCCGATTAAAACCTTCGCCGATGATACTGCTGGGTTAGAGGCACTACGAAGCAAGCGAATTGATGCCTACGCCAGTTCCATCGTCAGCATGTTGGAGTTTGCCAAGGTCAATCCTGGGTTTGAGGTGATCCCCTTCCAATCAGAAAGTTGGGCAGCAGAATACACCTGTGCCGCTTTCCGCAAAGAGGATGAAGACCTGCGGACTGCGTTTAATGACGCGATCGCCGCCATGAAACAGGATGGAACGCTGTACACACTGCAAATGAAGTGGTTCCAGCAAGAGTTCAAAAACTTGCCTGATACCCCACCAACCTGGTAA